AGGAGGAAGCAGGCTGTGTGTGAGGCATTCTTCAGAGCATGGTTTGGGATTAGATGGAGCTGAGGGAGAAGTGCTAAAATTGGGAGACCCAAGGAGCAGTTTTACATCAACTCCTCTGTGTCCTTGTACTATGAGCAGAAGAGCTTTATGTGCCAAGTGTTCTTTTTGTCCTGCTAGTCCCTAGCAGCTTCTAGCTGTCCTCATCTAGGAACAGCTGCTGCAACAAGACTTGTCATAGTCTCCACATGATGCTTcatttgtgttttctctttttcttcatttctctgCCGTAGCCGTAACCTGGGAGGCAAGCTTGGCACTGCTATCACAGACATCCTGGGAGTAGAGTACATTGGGGAGCTGACACAGTTCAGTGAGACTGAGCTCCAGACtcattttggagacaaaactggGTAATGATAAACCATTCACCACAACTTGGCTCTTGGCAGGAACTGAGACTTCCTTTCAGTCACAGAACCTTTTAGGTTGTTCTGCTGTGATTAGGAAGGTTGGAAGGTAAAACTTCAGTGACATCTTTGGGAAGCATTGATCTATCGGGCCCACAACAGGTTTCCAGTCTTGCCTGCTCCCAGGCACCCTCCTCAGAATAATATTTTGCTTGTCAGCCAGTGCCTCAGCCTTTCTCTACAGCATCCAAGGATGGGGCCAAGCTGTGGAAGGGCTGGTTCTCTGCAGGCTGGGAAGAGGGCAGTTTTGACAGTCTCATCACAGAAGAAATGACAAGGCTGGACTGGAGCCTGAAACACAACTTCTGGGGCCAGAATAGCGGTTGGCGTGCCCTGCAGACTGATGAACTGTTGCCACTTCAGGAGAAGAGGCGGAAGAGTTGTGCTGACAGGCAGTTGTGGCCTGAAGGAATCCTACCTGTTCAGCAACTGCAGAACTGGGGATGAGAGACAGTCACAGCTTGCACTGAGTTGAAAGCAGGGCTCAGCAGGACACTGACGTGCTGTCCAGTGATGCCTGCCTGTCTGTAGCTGCCTTAACCTCAAGCTTTCCCTGTGGCTTTCAGGTCTTGGCTCTATGACTTGTGCAGAGGAATTGAAGAGGAACCTGTCAAAAACCGGTACCTGCCCCAGTCTAttggctgcagcaagaacttCCCTGGGAAGACAGCCCTGGCCACACAGAAGGCGGTAGGAGAAGCCTACATCTAGCATAAGGCCTGGCTTTCACTGTGGAGAAGATAATACTGAGAACTGAGACTAGCTTGCAGAACTGCTTCTTTTCTGCACAGTTAAGCCCTGAAACTCAGACTAGGGGCTCAGTGGGAGGTGGTTTGAGCCCTAGAAATCCCCATTTGTCAGAAATGCATTTACATGCACAGTATGTCCAACCTTGTTGTAATTTCCATGAGCAAAATTGTGGGCCTGTGCTGTTCGAAAGTCATTCACAGTGCCAAGCTTCAAGAGCATGGTTGCTAGAAAGAAGGTAACTAGCCCAAAGAAAGAGGGAGGATGTGCTTTAGCTATTAGCTGGGGTGAGGTTCCCGGTGAGCTGCAGGAAGATGGAAAGAGAAGTCCATGTCAGGAAACCTAGATTACTTGGCGAAGTCTAGTAGTAATGCTGCAGGGCTTGTGTGGTATCTACAATGTCCTTGTTGAATCCTCAGCTGGACTGATTTCTCCAGGACTACTACAGATATGGGGCCTTACAATAGCCTGTCCATTCCAGTCTGATCCCCCACCAGCATTCCCCAGTGTGCAGAGCATTGCTCTTGTGCTGTGGTATTGCTGCGAGCAGAGGTTCAACCTGTTACCCCTGCTTTGTCCAGGTGCAACACTGGCTCCTGCAGATGGCCTTGGAGCTGGAATCCAGACTGAACAAGGACAGGAGCCAGGTAAGGAGGGAAGGCATGGGGACACGAGGAGGCACATAGTGCATTTGCACCATGAGTGGTTTGCAGGAGGCTGAGGGTGGTGTGTGGCATGGGAGGAAATCTGCTGACCACAGAGGTGTGCCTGTGTGCTGAGGTGTCCCAAGTAGAGAGGTGtgcaggagcacagccaggaaGGATGGTTTTGCCCCAGACCACGGCAGGGCTTAGAACAATCCTTGTCCCATGCTTTAGGATGCAGGGACCTGAAAGCCACTGCTGCTCCCTTGCAAGCCCTCTGCTGACACAGGCGTGCCCGTGGGCTGTGAGAGGAAGTGCTGCGCTCCTATCTGGATGGTAGGCTCCAGGCCAGGGTTGGGAGCAAACCACCAGCTTTGGCACTGCAGCGGGGCCAGAAAATGTGTGGAGCTGCCTTTGAGGGAAAGCAAAGATTAAGTACATCCCATCCCACAGCTGTGCAAGCACTTTGGTGTTGTGTATCCCACCCCACCATCGGGAGATGGCAGGGGGGTGGTGGGCTGGGGAGGGCTCCGGGCAGGGAACGGTCCCCTCGGCTGTTCCTGCCCCTTCCTGCAGGAGTCGCTGGAAGCACAGCTCTACTCTCCCGGCAGAACCACCGCGTGGCCCGGCAGCTGATGGTGGTGATCCGCCAGCAAGGGGACACCCGCGTGTCACGTCTGTGCGCCCTGTCCCGCTATGACGCACAGAAAATGTGCAACGATGCCTTCACCCTCATCCAAAACTGCAACGTGGCTGGGGCCCACCAGGCAGCATGGTGAGTGTGGGACAAGGTGGGTCATCTGTCAGAACTCGTTCTAATGTGGGAGGTACTGGATGAGCCAGAGGTCTGTTGGAAAGAAACTCAAGCTGATGCTGAGTGGCAGAAAAAGTGATTCCCAGCACCCTCAAAGTAGAGTGCAGTGACGTTCTCGCAGTAGTATAGCCTGGTCTCTTCTGAGCCCTGAGACACTTCTGTACTTGGAGCTGAGGTTTGCTACTGGCTGGGGTGTGTCCAGGTGGAGCGAggctgtcctggccctgctgggctggagaAGCTAGCTAAGCCTTGTTGTCCTACCCTTAGGACAAAGTTTTTTGGGAGGAAGCCATTGGGGCAGGAGGAAAAATGTGTGTACAACTCCTGTCTTCAgcatttccttccctccttccttttgCTCTGCAGTGAAGGCAAGAAGGTCCTGTCTGTTAAACTCTGAcaaggctgctgctcccttaGGGCTCTCTCATCTCACAGCAGCTTCAGCCTGTAGTGGACTGAAAGTCCAGGCTGGCAGTAGACTGCTCCTGCCCCAGTGCCCTTCCTTTGGGAATTGCTGCTTTGGAAAGAGAAgttctgcttttcccagcagAGTCTGCTATGTTTGTTCTGGAGGTAGCAATACTAACTTTGTCAGAGCAAACATTTCTCCCACCCCTTGCCCGATACTGCAGTTCCCTTGTCTGTGAATGTTTTGTCTAAAGTCTTACCTCAGAATATTTCTTGCTTTCCAGGCTGGTGTCTGAGCTGATGTTGGTCTGTCCTTTGCAGGTCTCCACCACTGATTTCGGTGCAACTCTTGGCAAGCAAGTTCTCAGAGCCTGTCACCCTCTCTACAGGCATTGCCACCTTCCTGACAGGTGATACCCAGCCTGATGGCACAGCCACCACTAGTCAAAATGCCACATCTTGTGGGAGGGCCAGGGTCAAGTTCTTTAGGAGCCcaagcaaagagcttcggcagaaGCCAGCTAATGCCATTGAGTCATTCTTCCAAAGGGCAGCAGAACGGCAGCCATCACAGGCAGCGGCAGCAACCAGCCTGCCCACTGCTGCCACTGCAGAGTCTCCTGTGCCCAGCTCCCCAGAGCACCGAGAGAGAGCTGGTGTTGGACTTGACTCTGTGCAGTGTGACCTGGAGTCCCCTGTGAAGCGGAGTCCCAGCAATGCCAGCCCTACTTCTCCTTACAAGAGGAGTTCCTGGGAGAAGTTGCCATCAGATGGTACACAAACATCCTCAACTCCACCCAGCTCCAGGACCCTTCTGAAGTTACAACCAGCTATGGAGGGAAATGAGCAGAATTTGCCACCCTCTCCTGAGCTcaccctgctgcctcctgcctcTCCAGGGGACCAGCAGCGCTGTGAGAAGTGTGGCCAGCTCGTGCTGGTGTGGGAGTTCCCAGAGCACATGGACTATCACTTtgctctggagctgcagaaCTCTTTCCTGGAGCCCAGTGCTCCCATGGCTCCAGAAGCAGCTCCCAATGCAAAGGCTGTGGCTTCCAGGTCTCCTGTCAAGGCAAAGACCAAGCCCAAGACTCCAGCAGGATCTAGTGCAAAACGACCCAAAGAAGGTGTGACAAGAACTTTAGATTTTTTCTTTAAGCCCTTACCTCCTTAACTCCCAGCCACACCGCGTGTTTTTAAAGAATCACTGTTTTTAAAGAATCActgtttttaaatacatttaaagaGTTTTTATAGTGCCTATCAGGTTTTAATGCTGAAAAGTCTAATAAATTATCTCCACCCCAAGTCTAAGAGGAACTGGAACTCATGAATTGTGTAGATGTAGCCAGTTTAGCTGGTGGCAGCTAGGCCTCCCTCTGCCTGCCTGGTGTTACTAGAAGCTGCACGGTACTGTCACCTACACATCTTGCCATAGGTATTTCCATGGCATCACTGCTCAGTAATTCTGTGcctctgtcataggttagcaagcatagtcccggaagggatatccttgctaaggggtgcttacagcttcctctgggacctgatagaacctatcagctggccagtttgaatatggacaattctttaagccacttaaagttgtgaccgcctctgtgatacacacttaagaatagacaaactccccccccaagctctctctcgtttccggcgctggcacaggtggctgcgggccccgtgcgggggccagcgggcccggccaggccctgcttgggccgggccgggccgggccacagccagcctggagccatgggcctgttccagctgtggaacccccccccactgccttgccatgggcggccagagaggctcggaacccccccctccacttcggccgagattcagcaaagcggcacctctgtccagcagaggccaggtgaccaactgcgataagccacattccagctgtaaggccgaggtgagattaacccttttagtgctgtgaagagctgaaaacctgagggaagagagagaggagatgcttaaagctgagagtctgttgtgaagctatgatatatcagagtatcccgttgtaatttcatgaagatatggggggtggagtgttcaactcgtaagcaataggcagatgctgccgcagctgtaatttcatgagaagtttggacagagagagatgaaccagatgaaccagatgaggacttttgctccaaagaggaaaggagaaaaacctcaattcctagagatgctcccagagatagtcttgaagataagaaagaccctttgctcccagggaaggagaagggcctctgttttttttgtttctgaatggctcaaccttaaaattgtaccccaaaaaacttcaagagtggactctcgaaagcagttgcgggaaaagctgcaagtcgggggaagggactcacatcgcaagcagagagactcctcttcctaaatggactgaacaatatttggaagtgggtggctgtctcgttgtgataatgttttcatagcacgagcaaaaaagagacttctctttctaaatggactgaacaaggttattatggaagtggtaaacagactgaacatcttaagggttgtctttacattgtcagtgggagatgggaggaaggtggggggaggaggagagttctgaaggtggtataattttttttttcttttcttcttttaggtctgtcaATAAACTTcttcatattctttcaagtttggtgcctgctttgcatttctcctaattcttatctcacagaagataaacagtaatgagtattttagcccaaaccactacactaaattggtgtttctgcccggttacaaacccaacccgcgacagccTCCTATAAAAGCAGCCACTGCAAATGCAGTGGCTCATCCTAGGGAATCTCCAGCTAAGCCTTGACTTGAACCGCTGTCCAGTTACTCAATATGGAACCTCCAACTCATGGTTCTACTCTGGCTGCAGTTGCAGGCCTTGCCCTTAGTGTAATTTATATGTGGTAGCTTATCCCTGTTGTTCCTTCTCCCCTCTCCATCTGGGAGACACTGATTTTTATTCCCTCCCTCCCGCTCCCCAGGATTTTTGTTATAGATGGTTTGCCAGTTCCCTCTGTGTAGCAGTCCATTGCATGATGCTTATCAGCAGCTCAGGAGCACACAAGACTGCTCCTGTCATATAATATTTGAGGAAGCAGTAGCTGCATAGGCATGCTTTCTGGTAGGATTTTGAAATCTTGGCATTAATTCATAATAATTGCTATTGACACATAAGTAGTCCTACTG
This Aphelocoma coerulescens isolate FSJ_1873_10779 chromosome 3, UR_Acoe_1.0, whole genome shotgun sequence DNA region includes the following protein-coding sequences:
- the POLH gene encoding DNA polymerase eta isoform X2, encoding MWASEARALCPELALARVPQARGKADLTRYREASAEVMQVLSRFAAIERASIDEAYLDLTGSARHRLRELRGRPLPAALLPSTFVQGLPAEPGPDPGGKGTHRAEPGGKEELRQRGLDEWLASLSFDNPDCPDLQLTMGAVIVEEIRVAVEAATGFRCSAGISHNKTLAKLACGLNKPNRQTLVSARFVPQLFSQLPVSSIRNLGGKLGTAITDILGVEYIGELTQFSETELQTHFGDKTGSWLYDLCRGIEEEPVKNRYLPQSIGCSKNFPGKTALATQKAVQHWLLQMALELESRLNKDRSQNHRVARQLMVVIRQQGDTRVSRLCALSRYDAQKMCNDAFTLIQNCNVAGAHQAAWSPPLISVQLLASKFSEPVTLSTGIATFLTGDTQPDGTATTSQNATSCGRARVKFFRSPSKELRQKPANAIESFFQRAAERQPSQAAAATSLPTAATAESPVPSSPEHRERAGVGLDSVQCDLESPVKRSPSNASPTSPYKRSSWEKLPSDGTQTSSTPPSSRTLLKLQPAMEGNEQNLPPSPELTLLPPASPGDQQRCEKCGQLVLVWEFPEHMDYHFALELQNSFLEPSAPMAPEAAPNAKAVASRSPVKAKTKPKTPAGSSAKRPKEGVTRTLDFFFKPLPP
- the POLH gene encoding DNA polymerase eta isoform X1; the encoded protein is MSRGRERVVALVDMDCFFMQVEQRLDPQLRGRPCAVVQYTEWQGGGIIAVSYEARAFGVSRGMWASEARALCPELALARVPQARGKADLTRYREASAEVMQVLSRFAAIERASIDEAYLDLTGSARHRLRELRGRPLPAALLPSTFVQGLPAEPGPDPGGKGTHRAEPGGKEELRQRGLDEWLASLSFDNPDCPDLQLTMGAVIVEEIRVAVEAATGFRCSAGISHNKTLAKLACGLNKPNRQTLVSARFVPQLFSQLPVSSIRNLGGKLGTAITDILGVEYIGELTQFSETELQTHFGDKTGSWLYDLCRGIEEEPVKNRYLPQSIGCSKNFPGKTALATQKAVQHWLLQMALELESRLNKDRSQNHRVARQLMVVIRQQGDTRVSRLCALSRYDAQKMCNDAFTLIQNCNVAGAHQAAWSPPLISVQLLASKFSEPVTLSTGIATFLTGDTQPDGTATTSQNATSCGRARVKFFRSPSKELRQKPANAIESFFQRAAERQPSQAAAATSLPTAATAESPVPSSPEHRERAGVGLDSVQCDLESPVKRSPSNASPTSPYKRSSWEKLPSDGTQTSSTPPSSRTLLKLQPAMEGNEQNLPPSPELTLLPPASPGDQQRCEKCGQLVLVWEFPEHMDYHFALELQNSFLEPSAPMAPEAAPNAKAVASRSPVKAKTKPKTPAGSSAKRPKEGVTRTLDFFFKPLPP